In the Bacillus amyloliquefaciens DSM 7 = ATCC 23350 genome, CATCAATCATGCACACATCGTTCGGGCTCATGATGTGCGTGCCGTTTTCATCTTCAAAAATCGGGTATTTATTGCCCCGTTCCTTGTCATGCAGAAACATTCCCGCTTCTTTTTTCTTCTGTTCGATGTCCATGACTTTTCCCTGGTATTCGAAGTAATGGCCCACTAGTGAACGCTTCGATTGGAACATGCACGTCATGCCGTGGATTTGAATTTCAATTTCCACTTCGGCGTTCTCTTTTATGTCAATGATGCTGTCCATATTTAATTCCTTAGCCAGCACTGCCCGCCGTGCGCCTTTGCGTCCCCAGTAATTGCAGGAATAGTAGTTGGTACCCGTTGTTTCCGTGCTCCAGTGCAGTTTGAGATCGGGAGCCGCTTCACGCGCCGCCATTAAAACGGCCGGATCACCGAAAACAGCCGCATCAACGCCGGCCTCCTGCAAAAAGGCAAGATAGCCGTTCAGCTCGTCCACTTTTTCGTTGTGAAAAATAGCATTGACGGCGGCGTACACTTTCGCGCCTTCCTGATGAGCTGTCTTTACGGCTTCTTTTATATCTTCTCTTGAAAATTCACCGGCCAGTCTCAGGCCGTATCTCTGTTCTCCGACTAACAGGGCCGTTGCGCCCGCTTGAATGAGCGGAAGAATATCCTGTACAGAAGTCGGAGTCACCAAAAGTTCAGGTTTTTTCATGATCATTCACCTCTTCTTTTTACTGATGGCGATGCCGTCTCCGACCGGCAGTATGACCGTTTGATAGTCAGGCCGGTTCATCAGCCATTGGTTATATTGATCAATTTTTTCAACAAGCTTCCGTCTTCTTTTCGGCTCAATGTCCGAGTGATTTTGTGCCACCAGTCCTTTAAACAGAACATTGTCCGTAAAAATGACTCCATCCGGCGCAAGCATCGGTTCATAGAGCTCAAAAAAGTTCGTGTACTGGCCTTTGGCCGCGTCGATAAAAATGGCATCATAAGGAGCCGTGACACGGACAGACTCAGAAAGTTCCAGCGCATCCCCGTGCATTACGTGAATCCGTTTGTCCATTTCAAAGTCTTTTATATTGTTCACAGCTTCTTCATAGCGTTTGTCGTCCCGTTCAATCGTGTAAATATTCGCATCCGGAAGCTCAAGCGCCATCCGTATGGCGGAATATCCGATTGCCGCGCCGATTTCCAAAATGTTTTTCGCCTGTTGAATCGACAGCATTTGAAGCAGCACTTCAATGCCCGCTTCTTCCATAATCGGAACATGGTGCTCTTTTGCATAGGCTTCAAGCTTTTTCACTTTATCAGGCCGAGGCTTCAGCATCGCGTTTATATACTCGTTTATTTGTTCATACCGATCATTCACGGCAAACAGCCTCCGTTCTAAAAAGGAGTGCCCCTGACGAATCCGCGGGGACACTCTCTTAAGACACTTCTTTATCCATAAGTAAACAACCCGATATATTTTATCATAAAACCTTTCAGAATGGAATAAAAGGAGAGCTTTTGCCCTCCTTTTATTCGCTGTCTTTTTTGGAAATATACTTTTCCTTCGCTTTATTATGGTCTTTTAATGTTTTGGTGAAAACGACCTCGCCGTTTGATTTTGCAAGGAAATAGAGATAATCCGTTTTGTCAGGGCGGAGAGCCGCTTCCCATGATGAATCGCCGGCATTTGCAATCGGTCCCGGCGGCAGCCCCTTATGTTTATACGTATTAAACGGAGAATCAATTTTCAGGTCTTTGTAGTAGACCCGGCTTTTATGCCTGCCGGCCGCATATAATACCGTCGGGTCAGTCTGCAGCGGCATTTTTTCTGCAAGCCTGTTGTAAAAAACGCTGGCGATTTTGTGACGGTCGGCTTTGGCGGTGGCTTCTTCTTCAATAAGCGATGCCATCGTCAGAGCGTTATGGACGGAAAGTTTCTTTTTTTCCAGTTCAGATTTATACGTTTCGATACGGGTGTTTGTTTCCTGAACCATTGCCGTCAAAATCGTGTCAAGCGATGCATCCGGATCATTAAACGGATATGTGGCCGGATACAGATAGCCTTCGAGCGGATGCTTGAGCTTCTTGTTTGAAAGTGCGTCCGTTATCGTATCAGGAAACTGTTTTTTCAGTTTGCCGATGAATGTTTTGTCATCCAGTTTCGCCATAATCTCTTCTTTTGAATATGATGTTTCTTTTGCGATCGCATCCGCAATCTGTGTAAGCTGTTTTCCTTCAGGAACGGAGATCTGAAAGGCATATCCCGTTGATCCCGCGGTCAGTTTTTTGATAATCGCATCCGCATCCATTCCTTTATTCAGGTGGTAAAATCCCGCCTGAAACCCGGAAGCGCCTTTATACTTCACATACAGCTGAAATGCTTTTTTGCTTTTGATGACATGCTGATCCTCAAGAATTTCAGCGATTGCCGAAACGGAAGAACCGCTCGGAATATTAATATTGACTGCCGTTTTGCTGCCTTTGTCAACCGGAGACAGCAGAGATTTTCCATAGAAAAAAGCACCGCAAATGATGATAAGCAGAGCAATCACGGAGGACAGTATTATCGTTGTTTTTTTGTTTTTACGCGGAAATGAATTTTTAGTCTGATTGATATTCATACAAGTATTTTCCTCCCAACAGCTCTTATACTACATGATTCATGTGCATTCGGCAATTTATTACAAAAAAAAGCCGAAGCACATATGCGCTCCGGCTTTTTCTGTTCATTTTATTCTTCGTCTTCTTCCGCTAAAAACGTGTTCAGCGTTTCTTCGATCATTTCCCACTCTTCATCAGTTTCAATCGGCATCAGTTCGCCGTCTTCACCGTTTTCGTTCGGTTCGAAGCTTGAAGCGTGAATTTCGATTTCATCATCGTCTTGAGCATCAATCGGATAATAAAGTACGTAAGATTTGTTGAATGTGTCGTTTTCAAATGTGAACAGCACTTCGCAAAGCTGTTCGTTGCCTTGATCATCGACAATTGTAATGTGTTTTTCGCCGTGTTCCATTTCTTTCACCTCTTAGTTTAAACTGTCCAGATATCCTTGAAGGATCATGACAGCCGCCATTTTATCAATGACTTTTTTTCGTTTTTGCCTGCTGACGTCAGCCGCGATCAGCATTTTTTCAGCCGCCATCGTCGTCAGACGCTCGTCCCACAGCACAACAGGGACATTGTACGCTGTTTCAAGCAGTTTCGCAAATGTTTGGCTGGCTTCGCCTCTCGGACCGATCGTCCCGTTCATGTTTTTCGGAAAACCGAGCACGATCTTCTCTACATTATAGTCTTTCATCAGCTCGGATAAACGGTCCAGACCGTAATCTCCTTCAGCCTCGTTTATTTTTATCGTCTCAATGCCTTGAGCGGTCCAGCCCATTTCATCGCTTAAAGCTACGCCGAGTGTTTTCGTACCAAGATCAAGTCCCAATATTCTCATGAATGTATTTACGCCTCTTTATGCTGTTCTAGATAGGATTTTACCAATTCCTCGATTAATTCGTCACGTTCCAGTTTGCGAATTAAGTTCCGGGCGTCGCGATGCCTAGGAATGTATGCAGGATCTCCAGACAGCAAGTATCCGACAATCTGGTTGATAGGATTGTACCCCTTTTCCTGAAGCGCATCATATACCGTATTCAGCACTTCTTCGACGTTTGTTTCAGCAGAATCATCGGAGAAATTAAATTTCATCGTTTTATCAAACGAGCTCACCGTTTTGCACCTCTTTCCCAAATTCGCAGGCAAAGTTCAGCCTGAGGTCCTCATCTTATCATCATTCTACACTAGTTGAAAGGATTATAAAACGGATTTTATCCAATCTTCCGCAGATGCGAGCGCCTCTTCCAATTTTTCAGGCTGCTTTCCGCCGGCCTGCGCCATGTCCGGACGGCCTCCGCCTCCGCCTCCGCAGACTTCAGCCGCTTGTTTGACCATTTTGCCGGCGTGAAGGCCTTTTTCGATCAGGTCTTTCGTCACGCCTGCTGAAAGGTTGACTTTCTCGTTTTGCACGGCGCCGAGAATGATGACCGCAGAACCGAGCTTCGCTTTCAGATCATCCACCATAGTGCGAAGGTGGTTCATGTCTTTCGCATTTACTTTTTCAGCCAGCACTTTTACGCCGCCGATGTCTTTTACTTTAGACAGAATGGCTCCGGCTTCCACATTGCCAAGTTTGCTGAGCAATGATTCATTTTCTCTTTGCGCTTCCTTCAGCTCTGCTTGAAGAGACTGAATTCGCTTCGGTACGTCTTTTACGTTTGATTTCAGCTCGTCCGCAGCGTGCTGCAGAAGGCTGAGCTGGCTGTTCATTTCCTGATAAGCGCCTTTTCCTGTTACGGCTTCGATTCTTCGCGTACCTGCGCCGATCCCTGATTCGGATACGATTTTAAACAGACCGATTTCAGCCGTATTCGTGACATGGCATCCGCCGCAAAGCTCAAGGCTGTAATCTCCGACTTGTACGACGCGGACGATATCGCCGTATTTCTCGCCGAACAGGGCCATCGCGCCCATTTCTTTCGCTTCATTGATCGGTTTCAAATCAATCGCTACCGGAATGCTCTCCCAGATTTTTTCGTTGACGATTCCTTCAATGCGTTCAAGTTCTTCTTTTGTCACTTGACCGAAATGAGAGAAGTCAAAACGCAGACGATTTTCGGTAACGAGTGAACCCGCTTGGTTGACATGTGTGCCGAGAACGTCTTTCAGCGCCTGGTGCAGAAGGTGGGTTGCTGTATGGTTTTTCACCACGCCGCTTCTCATTTGATCTTCAACTTCAGCCGTCACGCTTGCGCCTTTTTGAATCGTGCCGCTATCCACCGTGCCTTCGTGTACATGCTGACCGTTCGGAGCTTTTTTCACGTCCTTAATGGTTACGACAGCCTGCTCGCTTCTCAGCACTCCTCTGTCACCGATCTGTCCGCCGCTTTCAGCATAGAAAGGCGTTTTGTCGAGAAGGATTTGGACGGTATCCCCTTCCTGCGCCTCGCTGATTAATTGCCCGTCATGAAGAAGCTCGATCACCTTCGCTTCAGCTTTTACGGCACTGTAGCCGACAAATGTGCTTTCTGCGGTAATGTCGCGCAATGCGCCGCCCTGCACCTGCATGCTTCCTACATCTTGGCGCGCATTTCTCGCCCGTTCACGCTGTTTTTCCATTTCGGCTTCAAAGCCCTTATGGTCAACCTTCATTTGCTCATCTTCCGCGTATTCCTCCGTCAATTCAACCGGGAATCCGTACGTATCGTACAGTTTGAATACGTCTTTTCCGGAGATGATGCCGCTGCCTTTTTCCTTCTCTTTCTTTATCACGTCGGATAAAATGGCCAGACCTTCGTTTAATGTTTCATGGAAGCGCTCTTCCTCCGTTTTGATGACTTTGGCGATAAACTCTTGCTTTTCTTTCACCTCCGGATAGAAAGCGTCCATAATTCCTGCAACAGTCGGAACCAGCTCGTACATAAACGGACGGCTGATACCGATGGTTTTCGCGTATCTCACCGCCCGGCGCAAGAGGCGTCTCAGTACATACCCGCGCCCTTCATTTGACGGCAGAGCTCCGTCGCTTACCGCAAATGCGACCGTTCTGATATGATCGGCGATCACTTTAAAGGCCGTATCCTTCACTGCATCCTTTCCGTAAGCATCTCCGGAAATGCGCTCTGTTGCTTCAATAATCGGCATAAACAAATCAGTGTCAAAGTTTGTCGGGACGTCCTGAATCACGGAGACCATCCGTTCAAGCCCCATGCCCGTATCAATGTTTTTCTTCGGAAGCGGTGTGTACGTGCCGTCCGGGTTGTGGTTGAACTCTGAGAATACCAGGTTCCACACTTCAAGATAGCGGTCATTTTCGCCGCCCGGATACAATTCAGAATCTGACGGATCATTGCCGTATTTCTCGCCGCGGTCATAGAAAATTTCTGTATTCGGTCCGCTCGGGCCTTCGCCGATATCCCAGAAGTTCCCTTCCAGACGGATGATTCTTTCTTCCGGAACGCCGATTTTTTCCGCCCATAGCGTATAAGCTTCTTCATCCTCAGGGTGAACCGTTACAGACAGCAGCTCCGGATCAAAGCCGATCCACTTTTCGCTCGTTAAAAACTCCCAAGCCCACGTGATGGCTTCTTCTTTAAAATAATCACCGATGGAAAAATTTCCGAGCATCTCAAAGAACGTGTGGTGGCGCGCCGTTTTCCCCACATTTTCAATATCATTTGTGCGGATTGATTTTTGCGCGTTTACAATTCTCGGATTCTCCGGCACAACGCGGCCGTCAAAGTATTTTTTCAGCGTCGCAACGCCGCTGTTGATCCATAATAAAGACGGATCTTCATGCGGAACCAATGAGGCGCTCGGTTCAACGGCATGGCCTTTTTCTTTAAAGAAATCTAAAAACATTTGACGCACTTCAGCAGAAGTTAAGTGTTTCATCTATATTCCTCCTTATCACTACCCGAAATTCTCTTTGCGACAGCAAAAAAGCTCTCTCCCTATGCAAACCATGCGTTCACACAGGGACGAGAGCTGTCTCGCGGTACCACCCTGATTACAGGCCGAAAAAGGCCTGTCACCTTTCATCCCGTAACGCAGGATTGCGGCAGCCTTTAACTGCACTCAGGATTAGCTTCGGCCGATCTTCTGCTGAAGCTCCTTTCAGCGTATCGGAGCTTCTCTCTTAAACAGGGCTTCGGCGTACTCATATCCGTCACTCGAGATTCGTATGTATTCTACTCGAAATTATAGACAAGCAGAACCCGAATGTCAATGTTCCGTCCTGATCCGCAAAAAGTGAATGGCCGTCACTTTTAAAACGGCTGCCGCCGGAACAGCGAGAATCATGCCGGGAATGCCCGCGAGCTCCCCTCCGGCAAGAAGCGCAAGCATGATCACGACGGGGTGCATCCTGAGACTTCGTCCGACAATGAGCGGGCTCAAAATGTTTCCTTCTATAAATTGAAGAATAAAAATCGTGACGATTACGATGATCACAGCCTTGGAGGAAATCGCCAGCGAAAGGAGCAGCGCCGGCACAGCGCCGATAAACGGACCGAAATACGGGATGACATTCGTAATCCCGATGGCAAGGCCCAAAATCAGCGGGTAAGGAAGCCCGAACAGCCAAAATGAAACGCCGGCTATGAACCCGAGCAAAAAACAAACGAGAAGCTGACCGCGGATGTAATCACCGAGAGAGTCGTCCACATCCCGCAGAAATTCACTCCCCCTTTTTCTCCAGGATTTCGGCGTCAAATACCAGACCGTCTTTTTCATAACGTCTATATCCTTCACCATATAGAACACGAGAAAAGGAATCGTCGCCGCGATCAGGATATAATCAAGCACGAAACGGATGCTTCTGATCGTGCTTTCAATCGTGCCGGCAAGAAACGTTTCTGTCTGCTGAATCATTTTGTCCATCCGATGGTGCATGCCGTCAGGCCAATGATCCGTGTGATTATGCAGATGCCTCAGCATGCTGTTGTAGTTTTCAGCAAGCCCGGGAATGCTCTCAGACAGATCCTGCAGCTGTTCAATTAAAACAGGAACTCCTTTATAAACCCCCCAGCCGATTCCGCCGAAAAACAGGAAATAAATCAGAAGCAGGCTTAAAGTTCTAGGCATCCCTTTCCCATGAAGCCAGTCAGTAATCGGAAGTAAAAGATAAGCAATAAATACTGCGATGAATATAGGAATAAAGAGAGATTTCATAACAAGCCATATGGGTGCCCATAACATATCGAGCATACAAAAGACATACACTGTTAACAAAACGAGCAGACATACAGCCGTCCACATTAAGAGCTGCAGCGGTTTTTGAAGCATGACGTTTCACCTCTTGCTTTATCTTTTGACAGAAAGCCGGAATTATTCCCGTTTCATAAAGTCCGCCTTATGACGCAGATCTCTTGACGGAATAATTATCTGAAATTTCAAAAAAGTTTGAATATAAATCATAAAAATCTGAATAATTATCATAGCATGAAGTTAATTCGAAAACTTATTAGTCTATATGACATGTTTTTCTTAGGAGGATTGCCATGATCTCATTTCAGGATGTAAATAAGCACTACGGACATTTTCACGTGCTGAAGAACATTAATCTGCACATTAAAAAAGGGGAAGTCGTCGTTATCATCGGACCTTCAGGATCGGGAAAAAGCACGCTTCTCCGCTGCATCAATCAGCTGGAAACAGTTGATGAAGGCGCGTTGACGGTAAATGGCGCCGCCATCCATGACAAGAAAACGGATATGAATAAAGTCCGCCGCAACATCGGTATGGTGTTTCAGCATTTTCATCTGTACCCGCACAAAACCGTTCTGCAAAACATCATGCTCGCACCGATCAAAGTGCTCAAGCAATCAAAAGAAGAAGCAAAAGAAACGGCCTTATATTATTTGAAAAAAGTCGGCATACCGGACAAAGCGGACGCCTATCCTTCACAGCTTTCAGGCGGCCAGCAGCAGCGTGTGGCCATTGCCAGAGGGCTTGCGATGAAGCCCGAGGTGATGCTGTTTGATGAACCGACATCCGCGCTTGATCCGGAAATGATCGGGGAAGTGCTGGATGTCATGAAAACACTCGCAAAAGAAGGCATGACCATGGTAGTCGTCACCCATGAAATGGGATTCGCCAAAGAAGTGGCGGACCGCATCGTATTTATCGACGGGGGATCCATCTTGGAAGAAGCTGCACCGGCTGAGTTTTACGAAAGCCCTCGTGAAGAGAGGGCGCGTTTATTCTTAAGCCGTATTTTAAATCACTGAAAAGAAACGGGGGAACGATTATGTCACGCGTAACAAAATGGTTATCTGTCGGTTTGATATCTCTGCTGGCCGTCTTTATGCTGGCCGCCTGCGGAGGGAAAGAAACGTCCGGCGATTCAAAGGGTACGGGAAAAGACACGTTAGCCTCAATTAAAGACAGAGACAAGATTATCTTCGGCGTCAAAACCGATACAAGATTATTCGGACTGAAAAACCCGAGCTCCGGCGATATTGAAGGCTTTGATATTGATATTGCCAAACAGATCGCAAAAGATATTCTGGGGGATGAGAAAAAAGCGGAGTTTAAGGAAGTGACGTCGAAAACGAGAATTCCGATGCTGCAAAACGGAGATATCGATGCCATCACGGCCACAATGACGATAACGGATGAGCGGAAAAAAGAAGTTGATTTCTCAGACGTTTATTTTGAAGCCGGGCAATCCCTGCTCGTCAAAAAAGGAAGCAGTATCAAAAGCACCGAAGACCTCAAAAAAGGTTCAAAAGTGTTGGCGGTAAAAGGCTCCACTTCCTCACAAAACATCAGAGAAAAAGCGCCTGACGCCTCCGTTCTGGAATTTGAAAATTACGCCGAAGCGTTTACTGCACTCAAGGCGGGACAGGGAGATGCGCTCACAACTGATAATGCGATTTTATACGGCATGGCGGATGAAAATAAACAATATCAGCTGACAGGCGGCACATTCACCGATGAGCCTTACGGAATCGCCGTCAAAAAAGGCCAATCCGGACTCGTCAAGGAAATCAACGCTTCTTTGAAAAAAATGAAAGCCGACGGCAGGTACGGCAAAATCTATAAAAAATGGATCAAAGAAGAACCGGCAAAATAGAACGGACCGCGGGGTGGGCAGGTATGCTCATCCCCGTTTTATAAGGAGTGACATGCTATGAACTTTTCAATTTTAACGGAAAACTTCGATATGTACATGGACGGTTTCCTGCACACATTGCTTGCGAGTTTCATCGCGCTGGCAGGAAGCTTCGCGCTGGGCGTTCTGATCGCAGTCATGAGAATCACGGCTTTCAAACCCATCCAATGGATCGGGACTGCGTATGTGGAATTTATCCGGAACATTCCGCTTCTCCTCATCACCTTCGTATTTTATTTCGGACTTCCGAACGCCGGACTGAGACTGGACGGCTTTCAGGCGGGGACGATTGCGCTGACGATATATACTTCCGCTTTTATCGCAGAAGCCATCAGAGCCGGAATTCAGACTGTCTCCAAGGGCCAAATGGAAGCGGCCAGATCGTCAGGCTTCACCTACAGTCAGGCGATGAGATACGTGATTCTCCCTCAGGCCGTTAAAATCGTGATTCCCCCGCTCGGAAACCAATTTCTCAACCTTGTCAAAAACTCATCAATACTCGGAGTCGTGGCGGGACTGGATTTGATGTATCAGGCGGATCTCGTTTCCTCAAGCACTCTCGTCGTGTTTGATGTCTTTGTCGCGCTTTTTTATTTGATGTTAACTATACCGCTCAGCATCGGAGTTCACTATTTGGAAAGACGCCTCGGGAAAAGTTATTAAAAAAGGAGAGTGAAAAACATGGATTTTAGCGGCGCCTATACACCGGGTCATCTGCTGTTTTTATGGAACGGCTTTTTGATCACACTTTATGTTGCGCTCGTTTCCATTATTCTCAGTTTTATTTTCGGGCTTGCAGCAGGCACTTTGCGCTATGCGAAAATCCCCGCCGTCTCAGGCGTTATAGCCGCCATTGTCGAAACCATCCGTAATCTGCCGCTGTTATTAATCATTTTCTTTACGTTTTTTGCCCTCCCGGAAATCGGCATTAAACTGGAAATTACCGCGGCCGCCATCACGGCGCTAACGATTTTTGAATCGGCCATGCTGTCAGAAATCATCAGAAGCGGTTTGCAATCCGTTGAAAAAGGACAGATTGATGCGGCGCGGTCTTCAGGGCTGACATATACGCAGACTCTTTTTCTCGTCGTGATGCCGCAGGCGCTCAGGCGTATGGTCCCTCCGATTGTGAGCCAGTTTATTTCTTTATTAAAGGATACGTCACTTGCGGTCGTAATCGCTCTGCCCGAACTGATTCATAACGCGCAGATTTTAAACGGACAAAGTGCTGACGGAGGGTATTTTTTTCCGATCTTTCTGCTGGCGGCCCTGATGTATTTCGCGGTCAATTACAGTCTGTCTCTTGCAGCCAGACGGCTGGAAGCGAGACAAACGTAAAAAGGATACTTCCGAAGAAGTATCCTTTTTCACTTAAAACATTTTCATGACTCGTCTTCTCATCCGTTTCATACCTTTTTTATTCAGCATATCGGACTGAGAAGCCATACGATACATAACGGCTCCTGCTCCTAAAGCCAATAGAGAGGTCATTGTTCTGCCCATCGCGCGTATCTCCTTTCAACATTAAAAATTGATACTGCGTTCGTCTTCAGAAAACAAATCATCAAGACTGCTTAACGTGCCGTCTTCCTCTACTTGATGTGTCGCAATTTTGCCTTTGGCCACCGTCAGCTCTATGAAGCAGCCCCAGCAATAGTATTGGTTTACGCCGATTTTGCCGATATCTTTACTTTTGCAGTTCGGACATACAAGCACAGACTACACCTCTTATCCGTTCAGGACGATACCGTCTTTCCCCGCTTCAATAAGCGTATCGGCGGCCCGGCGCACTTGGCGTCTGCCTGCCAGATCTGAAAAGAAACCGTCCGTAAGTTCATATGCTACGATTATGCCCTTGTCCAAACAAAAGTATACATCTTCCAGCAAACCGAACATTTCACCATCAGGCGATTTCACCGGCTGCATCTTAATCTGTTCAAAGGTGAAACAGCTCTTCGGCAAAGGCTGCAAATGAGCTTCGGCGGCAGCTACGGCTTCTTGATCCATCTCTTTTATATCACTGGCTTCTAAAAAAAGATGGCGGTTGTGAAACAGGCGTTTCTGCTCCAGCACAAAACCGAGAAACCGGCCGTCAAGAGAGAAACACACATCCGAAATCATCCCGAGGCTGCGCCGGTTGTGTTCGTCATAAACTGTTCGTCCTTCAGCTGCATGGCATGTTCTCAAAGTGTGATCAACCACCTTTTGTTGAACACGTATAGGTTTTGCCGAGAAGCCGGGCGCCATACTTTGAAATGACTTCCACAATAAAACCCGGCGTATGTGCCGGGTTTTATTTACGCTTTTTCTTCCATAAAGTCAAACGGCGTAATGCCTTCCATTCCGATATTCGCATCATATACACTGAACGGCAGTTCTTTTTGCAGAGCGGCCAGTTCTGCATCCATCTCTTCAGTCTGCTCTGTGAGCCTGTTTTTAAGCGACGTCTGTCTGACGGTGGCATCATTGTTTTTGACGCCCCATTCAAGCGCTTCTTCTTCTCCGCAAAGGATCAGAAATTTCTTGGCCCTTGTAATGGCGGTATAAAGGAGATTTCTCCTAAGCATTCGATAGTAGCCTTTGACAACAGGCAGGACGACAATCGGAAATTCACTTCCCTGAGACTTGTGGATGGAACAGCAGTAAGCATGGGTAAACTGGCTGAAATCCTTTTTCGTAAAGGTGATTTCATTGCCGTCAAACGAGACGACGACCATGTCTTCTTTTTCCGTATTTTCTTTGGCATAAAAAATGGACACGATTTCGCCGATATCACCGTTAAACACATTGTTTTCCGGCTGGTTGACAAGCTGCAATATTTTATCGCCCGTCCTGTAGACGACATCTCCGAATTTCAGCTCCCGCCTTTTTTCTTTCGGCGGATTCATGATGTCTTGAAGAAGCATATTCAGCTCGTTAATTCCCGCTTTTCCCCTGTACATCGGCGCAAGCACTTGAATATCTCTGGAGGTATATCCCTTCTTTAACGCGTTTGAAACGACTTGATCGACGACTTCTTTAATCTGTGCAGAATTACAGCGGATAAATGAGCGGTCTTTTGTCGGCGCGGTCAGTCCTTTTGGAAGCAGCCCTTTTTTCATATCATGGGCAAGTTCGACGATGGATGACCCTTCCGCCTGACGGTAAATATCTGTCAGACGCACGGTCGGCAGCACCTCAGAAGCCAAAAGGTCTCTCAGCACCTGCCCCGGCCCCACGGAAGGAAGCTGGTCTTCATCACCCACGACGATGAGCTGGATGTGCTTAGGGAGCGCCTTAAACAAATGGCTGGCGAGCCAAATATCGAGCATACTCGCTTC is a window encoding:
- a CDS encoding amino acid ABC transporter permease, yielding MDFSGAYTPGHLLFLWNGFLITLYVALVSIILSFIFGLAAGTLRYAKIPAVSGVIAAIVETIRNLPLLLIIFFTFFALPEIGIKLEITAAAITALTIFESAMLSEIIRSGLQSVEKGQIDAARSSGLTYTQTLFLVVMPQALRRMVPPIVSQFISLLKDTSLAVVIALPELIHNAQILNGQSADGGYFFPIFLLAALMYFAVNYSLSLAARRLEARQT
- a CDS encoding YrzQ family protein gives rise to the protein MGRTMTSLLALGAGAVMYRMASQSDMLNKKGMKRMRRRVMKMF
- a CDS encoding amino acid ABC transporter permease — translated: MNFSILTENFDMYMDGFLHTLLASFIALAGSFALGVLIAVMRITAFKPIQWIGTAYVEFIRNIPLLLITFVFYFGLPNAGLRLDGFQAGTIALTIYTSAFIAEAIRAGIQTVSKGQMEAARSSGFTYSQAMRYVILPQAVKIVIPPLGNQFLNLVKNSSILGVVAGLDLMYQADLVSSSTLVVFDVFVALFYLMLTIPLSIGVHYLERRLGKSY
- a CDS encoding amino acid ABC transporter ATP-binding protein codes for the protein MISFQDVNKHYGHFHVLKNINLHIKKGEVVVIIGPSGSGKSTLLRCINQLETVDEGALTVNGAAIHDKKTDMNKVRRNIGMVFQHFHLYPHKTVLQNIMLAPIKVLKQSKEEAKETALYYLKKVGIPDKADAYPSQLSGGQQQRVAIARGLAMKPEVMLFDEPTSALDPEMIGEVLDVMKTLAKEGMTMVVVTHEMGFAKEVADRIVFIDGGSILEEAAPAEFYESPREERARLFLSRILNH
- a CDS encoding transporter substrate-binding domain-containing protein translates to MSRVTKWLSVGLISLLAVFMLAACGGKETSGDSKGTGKDTLASIKDRDKIIFGVKTDTRLFGLKNPSSGDIEGFDIDIAKQIAKDILGDEKKAEFKEVTSKTRIPMLQNGDIDAITATMTITDERKKEVDFSDVYFEAGQSLLVKKGSSIKSTEDLKKGSKVLAVKGSTSSQNIREKAPDASVLEFENYAEAFTALKAGQGDALTTDNAILYGMADENKQYQLTGGTFTDEPYGIAVKKGQSGLVKEINASLKKMKADGRYGKIYKKWIKEEPAK